From a single Lytechinus variegatus isolate NC3 chromosome 9, Lvar_3.0, whole genome shotgun sequence genomic region:
- the LOC121421917 gene encoding uncharacterized protein K02A2.6-like: MALAPSRLLFEEFDKDGDIEAYLDRLDQYFIALDITTETRHEGKRKAILLSSIGSDTYKTVKDLAFPSKPSEKTYDELSGILRGHFRPKRLVVSERFKFHNAKQSPGQTISGFVSYLKKLASSCEFTGGALEEALRDRFIAGLYSSSIQKKLLSKNYRFQEAVELALAEEAASCNIKDMSNTKVDDGKVNKVSYSHNRRKDATQVKQGQSSTSKRPKCYRCGLSNHSAQQCKHKDAVCFKCQKKGHLKSECKSGGNQRGKTNFPRQDNGRRSVKQVKEDDDDGAYDGKNNVDFLDSVFHVNNVTSQPPYIVPVTVEGVELQMELDTGAAVSILTYDDYLKHFKHVQLQAIRRPLRVYGGARLDLAGEIDVEVKYQYMNQAMTLTLVVVKTSQHAPPLFGRSWLRKLKLDWKSLISDPQYSISVDTDVGTVLQQEFADVFKEGLGKAKGPPASLHLKEGARPKFCKARNVPFALRPAVEKELERMQEDDIIYPVDYSEWATPLVCIPKADGRVRLCGDYKVTVNQQIHCDQYPIPTTEQVFSNLVGGKKFSKIDLKCAYQQMMLDEASQELVTINTHRGLFRYTRLPFGISSSPAIWQKFIEQVISGLDCTCAIMDDVLVTGNTDQEHMRNLKQVFQRFQKFGLRVKKEKCSFMKDSVVYFGRKLSSKGIQPTSDKVEAVRHAPTPKNVSELRSWLGMVNYHAQFIPNLSTMVHSLNELLGSKPWSWDKDCDNAFQAVKKAISTERLLTHYDPEQELELSVDASPYGVGAVISHVNNNGNRKPVAYASRSLNQHEKGYAQLDKEALAIMFGLQRFRTYLYGRKFVIRTDHKPLERILGPKTAIPTLAAQRLQRWAIILSAFDYELKYIPGNQNLVADALSRLPLPETVQGDDDIYNIAAYHIESLPITSKEIQNKTRTDPVLSRILHMVKTGTWVEDKQDERLKPFIRRKDELSMEQDCLLWGYRVIVPPSLQRDILQELHTAHPGMVRMKEIARSHVWWPRIDYDIEQMVKSCQTCQQTRNLPTVAPLMPWVWPQSPWTRIHIDYAQKDKKDYLVVTDAYSKWPEVIMMSSTTSAATISALRDLFSKYGIPLQLVSDNGPQFVSEEFEDFLRRNGVKHVKVAPYHAASNGAAERMVQSFKRSLSASKAQGRSLQQCLDSFLLTYRSTKHATTGQTPASLFLGRELRTRLSLVRPSTEDKVINKQSDQKLHHDKQHGLREFFPGDRVLVKDFRQDETWWSGTIAERRAPKSYVVILEDGRVWKRHVDQLRSECKVSMDDTTRTQVPTPSAPVNPTETLETERHLSAPESLEGNHSPIQAKSQIEDDPETMPSNLGEALPLRRSKRVRKTPDRLIESM; the protein is encoded by the coding sequence ATGGCTTTGGCACCATCGCGTTTATTGTTTGAAGAGTTTGACAAGGACGGAGATATTGAAGCATATCTAGACAGGCTTGATCAATATTTTATCGCTTTGGATATCACAACGGAGACCAGACATGAGGGTAAGCGTAAAGCTATTCTTCTCAGTAGTATTGGTAGTGACACGTACAAAACGGTGAAAGATTTGGCATTTCCAAGCAAACCAAGTGAGAAAACGTATGATGAACTCAGTGGAATTTTGAGGGGACATTTCCGTCCTAAGCGCTTGGTTGTATCAGAAAGGTTCAAGTTTCATAATGCTAAGCAATCACCAGGTCAAACAATCTCAGGCTTTGTCTCCTACCTGAAAAAGCTTGCTTCTTCATGTGAATTCACAGGGGGAGCATTAGAGGAAGCTCTACGAGACCGCTTCATTGCAGGCTTGTACTCAAGTTCCATTCAGAAGAAACTTTTGTCCAAGAACTATAGATTCCAGGAAgctgtggaattagcattagcAGAGGAGGCAGCATCATGTAACATCAAGGACATGTCCAATACTAAAGTAGATGATGGGAAGGTGAATAAGGTGTCATATTCACACAACAGACGTAAAGATGCTACCCAGGTCAAGCAGGGTCAATCTAGTACAAGTAAGCGACCTAAATGTTATCGCTGTGGACTGTCAAACCATTCCGCGCAGCAGTGCAAACACAAAGACGCAGTGTGTTTCAAGTGTCAGAAAAAGGGGCATTTGAAGTCGGAATGTAAGTCAGGTGGGAACCaaagaggaaaaacaaattttccACGTCAAGATAATGGTCGCAGGTCAGTGAAACAGGTcaaggaagatgatgatgatggagcgTATGATGGTAAAAACAACGTAGACTTCCTAGACTCTGTTTTTCATGTGAACAACGTGACATCTCAGCCTCCATATATCGTACCAGTAACAGTTGAAGGGGTTGAACTGCAGATGGAATTAGACACGGGAGCTGCAGTGTCTATCCTCACCTATGACGATTACTTGAAACATTTCAAGCATGTACAATTGCAAGCGATCAGACGTCCGCTGCGCGTATATGGAGGTGCAAGGCTAGACTTAGCAGGAGAGATTGATGTGGAGGTCAAGTACCAGTACATGAACCAAGCTATGACTCTTACCTTGGTAGTCGTCAAGACTTCTCAACACGCTCCACCTCTCTTTGGACGATCTTGGCTGAGGAAACTGAAGCTAGACTGGAAATCATTGATCTCGGATCCTCAGTATTCAATCAGTGTTGATACAGATGTGGGAACGGTTCTGCAGCAGGAGTTTGCGGATGTATTTAAGGAAGGACTTGGGAAAGCTAAAGGCCCACCAGCGTCATTGCATCTGAAGGAAGGTGCTCGACCAAAGTTCTGCAAGGCACGCAACGTTCCTTTTGCTCTACGTCCTGCTGTTGAGAAGGAACTGGAACGTATGCAGGAAGATGACATCATATACCCTGTAGATTACAGTGAATGGGCAACCCCATTGGTATGCATACCGAAGGCCGATGGACGGGTACGCCTATGTGGAGATTACAAGGTGACTGTGAATCAGCAGATTCATTGTGACCAGTACCCCATTCCTACTACAGAACAAGTCTTTTCAAACTTGGTGGGAGGAAAGAAGTTCTCTAAGATTGATCTTAAATGTGCATACCAACAAATGATGTTGGATGAAGCTTCGCAGGAACTAGTGACGATCAACACCCACCGAGGTCTCTTCCGCTACACCAGGCTGCCATTTGGTATATCATCTAGCCCAGCTATTTGGCAGAAATTCATAGAGCAGGTCATATCTGGACTGGATTGTACTTGCGCCATCATGGACGATGTGCTCGTGACAGGAAACACAGACCAAGAGCACATGAGAAATCTGAAGCAGGTATTCCAGCGTTTCCAGAAGTTCGGACTTAGGGTGAAGAAGGAGAAGTGTTCCTTCATGAAAGACAGTGTGGTCTACTTTGGGCGGAAGCTATCATCCAAGGGAATTCAACCAACGAGTGATAAGGTTGAGGCAGTTCGCCATGCCCCAACCCCAAAGAATGTGTCAGAGTTGCGCTCCTGGTTAGGAATGGTTAACTATCACGCGCAGTTCATTCCTAATCTTTCTACAATGGTCCATTCCTTGAATGAACTACTTGGATCAAAGCCGTGGTCTTGGGACAAGGACTGTGATAATGCCTTCCAAGCTGTAAAGAAGGCGATTTCTACAGAGAGATTGCTTACACACTATGATCCAGAGCAGGAGCTAGAACTGAGTGTAGATGCTTCACCCTATGGAGTGGGTGCAGTTATCTCCCATGTGAATAACAACGGCAACAGGAAGCCAGTAGCATATGCCTCAAGGAGCTTGAATCAGCATGAGAAGGGATATGCACAGTTGGACAAGGAAGCACTGGCCATTATGTTCGGTCTTCAGCGTTTTCGCACGTACCTGTATGGAAGGAAGTTTGTGATACGTACAGATCACAAGCCCCTGGAACGGATTCTAGGTCCAAAGACTGCAATACCTACCTTGGCTGCCCAGAGGTTGCAACGATGGGCAATCATCCTGTCAGCTTTTGATTATGAGCTGAAGTATATTCCAGGCAACCAGAATCTTGTGGCAGATGCTTTGTCACGACTTCCCTTACCGGAAACTGTGCAAGGAGATGACGACATCTATAACATTGCAGCCTATCACATTGAGAGCCTTCCTATCACTAGCAAAGAAATACAGAACAAGACAAGAACAGATCCTGTGCTTTCTAGGATTCTTCACATGGTGAAAACAGGAACATGGGTGGAGGACAAACAAGATGAAAGACTCAAACCATTCATCAGAAGGAAGGATGAATTAAGCATGGAACAGGATTGCCTCTTGTGGGGTTATCGAGTAATTGTGCCTCCTAGTCTACAAAGAGACATTCTACAAGAGTTGCATACAGCGCATCCTGGCATGGTGCGTATGAAGGAAATTGCTCGCAGTCATGTTTGGTGGCCCAGGATTGACTATGACATAGAGCAGATGGTGAAGTCATGCCAGACTTGCCAGCAGACGCGGAACCTTCCAACAGTGGCACCACTTATGCCATGGGTATGGCCACAGTCACCATGGACACGTATACACATAGATTATGCCCAGAAGGACAAGAAGGACTATCTAGTCGTCACAGATGCATATTCCAAGTGGCCAGAGGTCATTATGATGTCAAGTACAACGTCAGCTGCAACTATTTCAGCATTGAGGGACTTGTTCAGCAAGTATGGAATCCCTCTGCAATTGGTTAGCGACAACGGCCCACAATTTGTGAGTGAGGAATTCGAGGATTTTCTCAGGAGAAATGGTGTGAAGCATGTCAAGGTCGCACCATATCATGCCGCAAGTAACGGTGCAGCTGAAAGGATGGTACAATCCTTTAAAAGATCATTGAGTGCCAGCAAGGCTCAAGGTCGCAGTCTTCAGCAGTGCTTAGATAGTTTCCTACTTACATATCGCTCAACTAAGCATGCGACAACTGGACAGACCCCAGCAAGTTTGTTTCTGGGACGGGAGCTTCGCACACGTCTCAGCTTAGTCAGACCTAGTACCGAGGACAAGGTCATTAACAAGCAGAGTGACCAAAAGCTTCATCATGACAAACAACATGGTCTGCGTGAATTCTTCCCTGGAGATCGCGTGTTAGTCAAAGACTTTCGTCAAGATGAAACTTGGTGGTCAGGAACAATCGCTGAGCGACGAGCGCCAAAGTCCTATGTAGTCATCCTGGAGGATGGCAGAGTCTGGAAAAGACATGTGGATCAGTTGCGTTCAGAATGCAAGGTGTCGATGGACGATACCACTCGTACACAGGTGCCAACACCATCAGCGCCTGTGAATCCAACAGAGACTTTAGAAACTGAAAGACATTTGTCTGCCCCAGAAAGTCTGGAGGGTAATCACTCTCCCATTCAGGCGAAATCACAGATCGAAGATGATCCAGAAACTATGCCTTCCAATCTTGGCGAGGCACTCCCTCTTCGACGTTCTAAGCGTGTAAGGAAGACGCCGGATCGGCTCATCGAGTCCATGTAA